One window of Acidobacteriota bacterium genomic DNA carries:
- the dnaB gene encoding replicative DNA helicase, whose product MAVSESAVIKGLPGNAEAERSVLGAILLDNSAYNQAASLLTSDDFVLDSHRKLFFRIQELSDRSKPIDLVTLSEELMRHNELEAIGGAGYLASLTDGLPRLANIEHYARIVKDKAMLRRLIQVSNSIASRALDGGEAAEEILDAAESMVLSIGEQQVRTGFSHFRDIFRDSMGSLDALHDRGKRVTGLETGFRKFDDMTRGLQPSDLVIIAARPSMGKTSFALNIAQHVAIRMQQPVGMFSLEMSKEALVMRLLCGEARVNGHRLQAGFASRDDWSKLAQALGRLIESPFFIDDTPGISITEMRAKARRLQAEHGLGLLIVDYLQLMTGRGRQENRTQEISAISRGLKGLAKELKVPLIAISQLSRATEERGGRPRLSDLRESGQIEQDADLVGFIFREESIKPTDENRGKAELIIEKQRNGPTGTVNLAFLAQYTSFENLADEFGGGEEME is encoded by the coding sequence ATGGCTGTCAGCGAATCCGCCGTCATCAAAGGGCTACCCGGCAATGCCGAGGCCGAGCGCAGCGTTCTCGGGGCGATCCTGCTTGACAACTCGGCGTACAACCAGGCTGCCTCGCTGCTGACCTCTGACGACTTCGTACTCGACTCGCACCGCAAACTTTTCTTCCGCATTCAGGAGTTGTCGGACCGCTCGAAGCCCATTGATCTGGTGACGCTCTCTGAAGAGCTGATGCGGCATAACGAGCTGGAGGCGATCGGCGGCGCGGGCTATCTGGCTTCGCTGACCGACGGCCTGCCGCGGCTGGCCAACATCGAGCACTACGCGCGCATCGTGAAGGACAAGGCGATGCTGCGGCGGCTGATTCAGGTTTCCAACTCCATCGCCTCGCGCGCTCTCGACGGCGGCGAGGCGGCGGAAGAGATTCTGGATGCGGCGGAGAGCATGGTGCTCTCCATCGGCGAGCAGCAGGTGCGCACGGGGTTCTCGCATTTCCGCGATATTTTCCGCGACAGCATGGGCAGCCTCGATGCGCTGCATGATCGCGGCAAGCGCGTAACGGGCCTGGAGACCGGCTTTCGCAAATTCGATGATATGACTCGCGGGCTGCAACCGTCCGATCTGGTCATCATCGCGGCACGTCCCTCGATGGGCAAGACTAGCTTCGCGCTGAACATCGCGCAGCATGTGGCCATACGCATGCAGCAGCCGGTAGGCATGTTCTCGCTGGAAATGTCGAAGGAGGCGCTGGTCATGCGCCTGCTGTGTGGCGAGGCGCGCGTGAACGGCCACCGCTTGCAAGCCGGGTTCGCCTCGCGCGATGACTGGTCGAAGCTGGCCCAGGCGCTGGGCCGTCTGATCGAATCGCCATTTTTCATTGACGATACGCCGGGCATCTCCATTACCGAAATGCGCGCAAAAGCGCGGCGCTTGCAGGCCGAGCACGGCCTGGGCCTATTGATCGTGGACTATTTGCAACTGATGACCGGACGTGGCCGCCAGGAGAATCGCACCCAGGAAATCTCCGCCATTTCGCGCGGACTGAAGGGGCTGGCCAAGGAATTGAAGGTCCCTCTCATCGCCATTTCCCAGTTGAGCCGAGCCACGGAAGAGCGCGGCGGACGCCCCCGCTTGAGCGATCTGCGCGAGTCTGGACAGATTGAGCAGGACGCCGATCTGGTAGGTTTCATTTTTCGCGAGGAGTCGATCAAGCCCACCGATGAAAACCGCGGCAAGGCCGAGCTGATTATTGAAAAGCAGCGCAACGGTCCGACCGGCACGGTGAATCTTGCTTTTCTTGCGCAGTACACTTCGTTCGAAAATCTCGCGGACGAGTTTGGCGGCGGCGAGGAGATGGAGTAA
- a CDS encoding thioredoxin-dependent thiol peroxidase, with protein MLQEGQAAPDFTLLDDAEHTVSLKDFRGAPLVIYFYPRADTPGUTIESCEFRDIFPKFQKLHVPVIGASPDTPAAQAKFKAKFNLPFPLLADEERKMAEAYGVLKEKNMYGKTVMGIERTTVIIDAAGKVQKIFPKVKVEGHAEEVLAALK; from the coding sequence ATGTTACAGGAAGGCCAGGCCGCACCGGACTTCACCCTGCTCGATGATGCGGAGCACACCGTCAGCCTGAAAGATTTTCGCGGCGCGCCGCTGGTGATCTACTTCTATCCCCGGGCCGACACCCCCGGCTGAACGATTGAGAGTTGCGAGTTTCGCGACATCTTCCCCAAGTTTCAGAAGCTTCATGTTCCGGTGATTGGCGCCAGCCCCGACACACCCGCCGCGCAGGCCAAATTCAAGGCCAAGTTCAATCTTCCCTTCCCTCTGCTCGCCGACGAGGAGCGCAAGATGGCGGAAGCCTACGGCGTGCTCAAAGAGAAAAACATGTACGGCAAAACGGTGATGGGCATCGAGCGCACCACGGTAATTATCGACGCCGCCGGGAAGGTGCAGAAGATTTTCCCGAAGGTGAAAGTGGAAGGCCACGCCGAGGAAGTGCTCGCCGCGCTAAAGTAA
- a CDS encoding chromosome segregation protein SMC: MKAESSQEVRFVHLALENWRNFSSVDVDLASRIFLVGPNASGKSNLLDVFRFLHDIVVVGGGFQEAIRRRRGVTSLRCLAARRYPDIAVQVSLGSESGVAAWEYELRFTQDNLRRPVIRKEKVTSGGKVILDRPDEEDRADPARLTQTNLEQLNVNRRFRDVADLFGSVRYLHIVPQLVREPDRSAGHQLDPYGGDFLEQVARTPEKTRNARLRRISAAMSLAVPQLQELELWRDVRGIPHLRGKYEHWRPQGAWQMEEDFSDGTLRLLGLLWATLDGAGPLLLEEPELSLHPEVVGYLPQMLARMQGRTGRQVFLSTHSPEILRDQGIGLDELLLLVPAREGTTVSPASSFKEIPELLKGGLSLADAALPRTRPKNVRQLSLFGD; encoded by the coding sequence ATGAAAGCAGAAAGCAGCCAGGAAGTGCGGTTTGTTCACCTTGCCCTGGAAAACTGGCGCAACTTTTCTAGCGTGGATGTGGATCTAGCCTCGCGAATCTTTCTAGTAGGGCCCAATGCTTCCGGGAAGTCCAACCTGCTTGATGTTTTCCGGTTTCTGCATGACATTGTGGTGGTCGGAGGCGGCTTCCAAGAAGCCATTCGGCGGCGGCGAGGAGTTACAAGTCTTCGTTGCCTGGCGGCTCGGCGTTACCCGGATATAGCCGTACAGGTATCTCTAGGTAGTGAGTCGGGTGTCGCGGCTTGGGAATACGAACTTCGATTTACCCAGGACAATCTTCGGCGGCCAGTCATTAGGAAAGAAAAAGTCACATCCGGCGGCAAAGTAATTCTGGATCGTCCAGACGAAGAGGATCGGGCGGACCCGGCGCGATTGACGCAGACGAACTTGGAGCAACTGAACGTGAACCGGCGCTTTCGGGATGTGGCCGACCTGTTTGGCTCAGTGCGTTACCTACACATCGTTCCGCAACTGGTTCGAGAGCCAGATCGTTCGGCGGGCCACCAACTGGATCCTTATGGAGGAGATTTCCTGGAACAGGTGGCCCGGACGCCAGAAAAGACGCGGAATGCGCGACTGCGGAGGATTAGTGCGGCTATGAGCCTAGCCGTTCCCCAGTTGCAGGAACTCGAGTTGTGGCGCGACGTTCGCGGGATTCCTCACTTGCGAGGGAAATACGAACACTGGCGGCCTCAGGGCGCCTGGCAAATGGAAGAAGATTTTTCGGACGGCACACTGCGACTTCTCGGTCTACTGTGGGCAACACTTGACGGTGCTGGCCCGCTGCTCTTGGAGGAGCCAGAACTTTCCCTTCACCCGGAGGTCGTCGGGTACCTACCTCAAATGCTAGCTCGAATGCAGGGCCGCACGGGGCGACAAGTTTTCCTCAGCACGCACTCTCCGGAAATCTTGCGTGACCAAGGGATCGGGCTAGATGAACTTCTTCTGCTAGTGCCTGCAAGAGAAGGAACCACGGTCAGTCCGGCCAGTTCATTCAAAGAGATACCGGAACTGCTAAAGGGCGGATTAAGTCTGGCGGATGCGGCCCTGCCCCGCACAAGGCCCAAAAATGTTCGACAACTTAGCTTGTTTGGAGATTAA
- the leuD gene encoding 3-isopropylmalate dehydratase small subunit, producing MESFTKLTSRVVPIPNENIDTDIIIPARYLKATDKVGMDRFLFRDWRFNEDGTPIPSFILNQPRAQGCKILLAGKNFGTGSSREHAPWALTAFGFRAVISTSFADIFRSNSLKNSLLPVVVPADVHEELFKLVEADQKLELTIDLAAQSLTLPGGKSVSFPIDNFSKQCMLAGVDQLGYIQKQDTHILAYEASHPAMVVTTAK from the coding sequence ATGGAATCGTTCACAAAATTGACCAGCCGCGTGGTGCCGATCCCCAATGAGAATATCGACACGGACATCATCATTCCGGCACGGTACCTGAAGGCCACCGACAAAGTGGGCATGGACCGCTTCCTGTTTCGTGACTGGCGCTTCAACGAGGACGGCACGCCCATCCCCAGCTTCATCTTGAATCAGCCGCGCGCGCAGGGGTGCAAAATTCTGCTGGCAGGCAAAAACTTCGGCACCGGCAGCTCGCGCGAGCACGCACCGTGGGCGCTGACCGCCTTCGGCTTCCGTGCGGTGATCAGCACTTCATTCGCCGACATCTTCCGCAGCAACTCATTGAAGAACTCACTGCTCCCCGTGGTGGTTCCCGCCGATGTTCACGAAGAGTTATTCAAGCTGGTGGAGGCGGATCAGAAGCTGGAACTCACGATTGACTTAGCTGCCCAGTCACTCACTCTTCCCGGTGGCAAGTCAGTGAGTTTCCCAATCGACAATTTCTCAAAGCAGTGTATGTTGGCCGGCGTCGATCAACTCGGCTACATCCAAAAACAAGACACTCACATATTAGCATACGAAGCATCGCATCCGGCTATGGTAGTCACTACTGCAAAGTAA
- the leuC gene encoding 3-isopropylmalate dehydratase large subunit, protein MAAPQTLFEKIWNNHLVIEEPDCPAVLYIDLQLIHEVTSPQAFSALRDQGLKVRQPSRTVATADHSIPTHDRSLPIADAMAAKQIKQLDDNCREFGIPLHGLGSPHQGIVHIIGPELGLTQPGMTIVCGDSHTSTHGAFGALAFGIGTTEVEHVLATQCLLQRKPETFEVRIDGVLKPFVTAKDIILALIARIGVGGGVGSVLEYTGSAMRALSMDGRMTVCNMSIEGGAKAGMIAPDDTTIEYMAGREFAPKGAAWDDAVKRWKSLPSDAGAKYDKTITLDASTMEPMITYGTNPGMGIAIGAPVPQLSDMEDESSRKALAHALEYMGLEPGKPLLGRPVDVVFIGSCTNARISDLREAARVIKGRKVNPSTRVLVVPGSQQVKKQAEAEGLPKIFLDAGCEWREPGCSMCIAMNGDEVPAGKYAVSTSNRNFEGRQGKGSRTFLASPLTAAASAVAGKIADVRTLL, encoded by the coding sequence ATGGCCGCGCCGCAAACTTTGTTTGAGAAGATATGGAACAACCATTTGGTCATTGAGGAGCCGGATTGCCCGGCGGTGCTCTACATTGATCTGCAATTGATCCATGAGGTCACTTCGCCGCAGGCGTTCTCGGCGTTGCGCGATCAGGGGCTGAAGGTCCGGCAGCCCTCGCGCACCGTGGCCACGGCGGATCACAGCATTCCCACGCATGACCGCTCGCTGCCCATCGCCGACGCCATGGCCGCCAAGCAGATCAAGCAGCTCGACGACAACTGCCGCGAGTTCGGCATCCCGCTGCATGGGCTCGGCAGCCCCCATCAGGGCATCGTGCATATCATCGGCCCGGAGCTGGGATTGACGCAGCCGGGCATGACCATCGTTTGCGGTGACAGTCACACCTCCACGCACGGCGCGTTCGGCGCGCTGGCCTTCGGCATCGGGACCACCGAGGTGGAGCATGTTCTGGCCACACAGTGTCTGTTGCAGCGCAAGCCCGAGACGTTCGAGGTCCGCATCGACGGAGTGCTGAAGCCCTTCGTTACCGCCAAGGATATTATTCTCGCGCTGATCGCCAGAATCGGCGTGGGCGGCGGTGTGGGCAGTGTGCTGGAATATACGGGCAGCGCCATGCGCGCACTGTCGATGGACGGGCGCATGACCGTCTGCAATATGTCGATAGAAGGCGGTGCCAAAGCGGGCATGATCGCGCCCGACGACACGACCATTGAGTACATGGCCGGCCGCGAGTTCGCTCCCAAGGGAGCGGCGTGGGACGACGCCGTGAAGCGCTGGAAGTCGCTCCCCTCCGACGCCGGCGCGAAGTACGACAAGACAATTACGCTCGACGCTTCCACGATGGAGCCGATGATTACCTACGGCACCAACCCCGGCATGGGCATCGCTATCGGCGCGCCGGTGCCGCAGTTGAGTGACATGGAAGATGAGTCCTCGCGCAAGGCGCTCGCGCACGCGCTCGAGTACATGGGGCTGGAGCCGGGCAAGCCGCTGCTGGGCCGCCCGGTGGATGTGGTCTTCATCGGAAGCTGCACCAACGCGCGCATCTCCGATCTGCGCGAAGCGGCCCGCGTCATCAAAGGACGAAAGGTGAATCCATCCACGCGTGTTCTCGTGGTGCCCGGTTCGCAGCAGGTGAAGAAGCAGGCCGAGGCCGAGGGACTGCCGAAAATATTTCTCGATGCCGGCTGCGAGTGGCGCGAGCCGGGATGCAGCATGTGCATCGCCATGAACGGCGACGAGGTTCCCGCGGGCAAGTACGCCGTCTCGACCAGCAACCGGAATTTTGAAGGACGGCAGGGCAAAGGCAGCCGAACTTTTCTGGCCAGCCCGCTGACCGCCGCCGCCTCGGCGGTCGCCGGAAAAATCGCCGACGTTCGCACGCTTCTCTAA
- a CDS encoding TetR/AcrR family transcriptional regulator encodes MPRPRLSRPARKPPSRYHHGDLARAMLQEAVRTIQKQGIAALTLRGVGERLGVSRTALYRHFADKQALLTAVASEGFRMLRAALVEEWDARGRGREGFEAMGAAYVRFAVAHSAHYRVMFGGVVPPGNEDCEVNVAGADAFHALVDAIVEQQQRGLIVNDDPLQLARYIWSVVHGISMLALDGQLSTPAEVEALVRYANKRLRTGIAQ; translated from the coding sequence CCCAGCCGGTACCACCATGGCGACCTGGCGCGCGCGATGCTCCAGGAGGCTGTCCGCACAATTCAGAAGCAGGGGATTGCGGCTCTGACCCTCCGAGGCGTAGGTGAGCGGCTGGGCGTTTCCCGGACGGCACTCTATCGCCACTTCGCTGACAAGCAAGCGTTGCTGACCGCAGTAGCCTCGGAGGGCTTCCGGATGCTCCGGGCGGCGTTAGTGGAAGAGTGGGATGCGCGCGGACGCGGACGCGAAGGATTCGAAGCAATGGGTGCTGCCTACGTGCGCTTCGCGGTCGCCCATTCGGCGCATTACCGGGTAATGTTCGGCGGTGTAGTCCCGCCCGGCAACGAGGACTGCGAGGTGAACGTTGCCGGCGCTGACGCCTTCCATGCGCTGGTCGATGCCATCGTCGAGCAGCAACAGCGTGGCCTCATTGTTAACGATGATCCGCTACAGCTCGCACGTTACATCTGGTCCGTCGTCCATGGCATCTCCATGCTCGCGCTGGACGGCCAACTGTCCACACCAGCAGAGGTGGAGGCGCTCGTCCGCTACGCCAACAAACGTCTGCGAACCGGCATTGCGCAGTGA